ACAAACATATCTTGAATTTCAGGAATTTCACCAAGTGGAATAAGCTTAACTTTAACTTTAAATCCTGCTTTTTCTAAATTCTCTTTCCATTCTCCTGCGATATCATTTTTAGCATGGTCTCCTGCAACAAACATCATTGGCATCAAAACAATCTCTTTTTTGTTATCCTTTTTAAGTTGTTTTACTACAGTTTCAAAAGTTGGATATCCTTCAACAGTTCCAACATAAATTGGTTTTTCCATATCTTTAGCCATATAATCAAACATTGCATAAGCTGATGTTGCTGAATTATATGTTCCGTGTCCTACTAAAACTACAGCTTCTTTTTTATTTAAAAGTCCTGCTGTCTTCATAACAGCATTAATTGTATCTTCATAATGATGAGGATCACTTAGTAAAGCATCTCCAACTCTCAAATTATTAAAATCTTTTGCATGAAGTTGAGCTTCTTTTTTTATTGATTCCATTTCTACACCATCAATTACATTTGTTGGTTGTATAATTACATTCTTATATCCTTGTTTTTTTAAAGATACTAATACTTCACTTGGACTATATTTTTTTATTCCCTCATTTGCTGCCACTCTCTTAGTTACAATTCTAGATGTATATGCTTCAAATACATCTGCTTTTCCATCAAAAGCTTTTAGAGCTTTTTGATTAATTGCATCGATAGTTTTAGCTCTAGTGTCTGAATGAGTAGTTCCAAAGTGTGTCATGACAACTGCACTTTTCCCACCAGTATAAAACTCAGCATCTTCAAAAGCTTCTTCTCCATGAGCTAATAATAAAGCAGTAGATAAACAAAATA
This region of Cetobacterium somerae ATCC BAA-474 genomic DNA includes:
- a CDS encoding sirohydrochlorin cobaltochelatase; this translates as MKKLLLSLFCLSTALLLAHGEEAFEDAEFYTGGKSAVVMTHFGTTHSDTRAKTIDAINQKALKAFDGKADVFEAYTSRIVTKRVAANEGIKKYSPSEVLVSLKKQGYKNVIIQPTNVIDGVEMESIKKEAQLHAKDFNNLRVGDALLSDPHHYEDTINAVMKTAGLLNKKEAVVLVGHGTYNSATSAYAMFDYMAKDMEKPIYVGTVEGYPTFETVVKQLKKDNKKEIVLMPMMFVAGDHAKNDIAGEWKENLEKAGFKVKVKLIPLGEIPEIQDMFVGNAKFLEKHKSIDIIDKKAGYAKSKDL